CGTGGTTTTTACTATTCTAATTACATTCTactattttccattttacaaTGAACCAATATAGTACGATATCGTTATAGAAATCCCAACATATATGTCTATTGGAAGATGGAAATCAtcagtttgaaaatatatacgaCAGTGATCGTAAGCTTTTATTGTTTGGGCGTTGTCGGACAATATGAATGGCAAGCCAGAGATGCATTTAACgaaattcgtttaaaaatggACAAGatcaacgaagaaaattgcCCTATTCAACATCTTGGAGACCTCTATCTACCGGAAGACACAGTCTCTCATTTACCTGACATCAAAGATATCAATATTAATCCTGTGTTTCCAAATAGAACTGCTTTATTACATCTTCATAACATGGCTCTTAGTAGATCATTTTTTTGgagttatattttacaatccaGATTCATACGACCTGCTATCAATGATACATATGATCCAGGCATGAtgtattatttcttatcaACAGTCGCCGATGTTTCTGCGAATCCACATATAAATGCTtctgcaatatatttttcaccaAATATGTCTTATTCGCCATCATATAGAGGCTTTTTTAACAAAACCATGCCTAGATTTGCTCCACGAACGTTTAGAGCTGATGATTTTAACGATCCTATACATTTAGAAAGAATGTCCACAAGAAATACATTTAACGTACAAGATCTTGGTGCATTTGCCAGTGGTAGCCTTAGCGAAGATTATACAACAGATTATTACCGTATAAATGAATGGTAAACAGAAActtcattaatatttgtatatgctctataattaattatacattattcTATATTGTCAATTTTATTCATCTAGGTACAAGAAGTGGTTACCAGATAATGTTGACAAAAGGCACGATACTAAAACTACTTATCAAGTTGAAATTAGATATGCTAACAACACTAATGAAACATTTACATTTCATGGACCGCGTGGtactattataaaaattaatgggttaaaacaaacaaaacttTATGCTATgttaatctttttctttcttcattttatataGGTGCGGATGAATATCCTGGGCCAGTAAGATGGACCAGACCATATTATGATTGTGGAAGATCAAATCGATGGCTCGTAGCAGCAGTTGTACCTATCGCAGATATTTATCCAAGACATACGGGATTCAGACATATCGAATATCCAacgtatatatttgtatattgtcTGAATTGGATCAATTTGTTTCAAGTCTATTTTAAACTACTTACCTTTGTTTCAGCTATACTGCCATATCGGTAATCGAAATGGATTTCGAACGAATAGATATAAATCAATGCCCAAAGGGAAAAGGAAATAGTGGTCCAAATAAATTTGCAGATACTGCTAGATGTAAAACAGAAACTACCGAGGTACTAAGCATAAGGAGACtactatatatttaatattgatcAAAAAACTTGTTTCTTCTCTAGTCtaacttgtatatttttatgtagtgTGAACCATTACATGGCTGGGGTTTTCGAAGAGGAGGATATCAATGTAGATGTAAACCAGGTTTCAGATTGCCAAATGTAGTACGACGTCCATATTTAGGTGAAATTATAGAAAGAGCGACTCAAGAACAATATTATAATGGGTTCGATTGCTCCCGAATAGGATGTAAGCTTCGGTGGTTTTACcgttttttctttactttctttcctcattatattctatattgttCATAATATCATACTTTTTTAACTCATAGGGATTCATAAGATGCCTGTACAATGGGAGAAGGCAAAACCAGATGTTAGAGAAAAATATCTTGAACAGTTTTATCATTACAGAAATTATTCCATTGGACCAGAAGCATTAAGATCCgaacaaattaatattgaCCAAActcttaaatttattttaagtatCAATTCAAAAACTTGCAAGAGGTCTGCTAAGAAATCTTTGTATTCTTACgcttttgttcctttttttttttaaagtaatcTTGTAagtaaaacaatgaaaattatcTTGTCTATATCATTTCAAATTACAGTTACACAGAAGAAGATTTAACGTTACTTGGAGATATAGCCTTTGGAGCCaaagaattttttgaaaatgaagCAAAAATGGCAACTAGATTAGCAAACTTTATTAGTGCATTCCTACAAACTTCTGATCCTCATGAAGTTTATTCGGGTAAAAGAGTAGCAGATAGGTCACTTACTGAAGATCAAATGATTGGGGAGACATTAGCTTTAGTTCTTGGAGACACTAAAATATATTCTGCTGAAATGTTATGGGATCGTAATAAATTCACAAATAGAACCTTCTTTGCTCCATATGCTTATAAAACTGAATTAAATACTCGAAAATTTAAAGTTGAAGATTTAGCCAGACTCAATGATCCAGGTAAAATTGGAATTGTGTTAAACAATATCATTGCCtttaaaatatgattattctaaagatatctttttatgttataggtaatgtttatacaaaaaagaattattttaaattgctGAAACAACGATGGGCAACAAATTTCGATGAATTGGAAAAGTATTACATGAAGATAAAGATTAGATACAATGAGACTGGCGAATACCTTAAAAAGTATGAGCATTATCCAAATTCTTAcaggtaattattattaaaaaaagaaattatatcatttaataaacatataaGAATACTCTACTCATAGtattaaaaacgaagaaaaatcgatctcgtaaataaaattgattttaatgtCTGGGAATACATATTCGTTTGTATAGGGCAGCAAACCTGAATCACGGACATTGGACAACTCCGTACTTTGATTGCAACGGCAAAGTGAAGAAATGGGTAATTACCTATGCATCCCCATTTTTTGGCCTGGACAGCTTGAAAAAGAAACTGGAATTCAAGTAAGTATATTTCTATCCACATGGACAACCAAGTAAGGTATAGTATATGCATGAGAAATCGAATATGAGATAGTCCAGAAGGATAGAAAACCTGTTTGGGTTCAAAGAGAGAAgatcaaaaaagaaagatcatacattttatattaaaatctttacAGAGGTATTGTGGCTGTTACCATGGATCTACTTCAACTTGATATTAATCAATGCGACGATGTGTTTCACGCTCCAAATGCGTTTAAGGGTACTCACAAGTGTGATAAGAAAACTTCATATGTAAGAGATGCTATTTActcttaaattaaatatttatttaatattcccACAGTATcgtatgtgtatgtgtgcacgcgtatgtatatatatttatcgttgTGTTAATATATGTGAATATAGTGCGTGCCAATTCTTGGAAGAGGCTTTGAAACAGGGGGATACAAATGTGAATGTAAGCAAGGTTTTGAATATCCATTCGAAGACTTAATCACATACTATGATGGCCAATTAGTAGAAgctgaatttaataatttagttaacgatgaaaaaactaggtaatttacattatatgaatcgatataattataattttaatatatgatTGTTTGTAACATAACTGGTGActtaatataaacatttatttcacAGATACGATATGTTCAAATGTCGATTAGCTGCTGCCACGTCGATCCAAGTTAATTGGATATTATTATTGGCATCAATAATATTGTATCATTTTATAGGAGGTAATTACCTCGTAGTAATCTCGTAATAATGCGACGCACTATTATATTAATCATCAAGATATgattttaagaatataatcCGTCCAGTAATGTAGAATGACATCCGTCCATTCGGATAGTACAATCGGGTAAGGGGTgacgaattttcaaattcaattttcttgaaaacgaaatttcaaacggaaaagattttctttttcaacatATTTTTCCTTATACAATCTATATACCTCCTGCCTGTTTATATTACCCGACTTAAAACACTCTgtataatatcaattattgtaCTGTTGTACTACCTTTTTGAGAGCACTTTTGCttgttttattgttatagttattataattaattcgcAGAATATTCGTAATGAAATGAAACTCTGTGAAGTTTTCAACAAATggttctattaaaaaaaagttaacAAAAACACTTTTGGAAATTgctatttttgtaaattgttcattttcaaattatactcTTTGTATTACTGTATACTACAGTTTATgctatattgaaattaatcatttaaactatattttattgtatgtaCATGTTAGTACTATGGCAAAACATaacttatattatacatatattattgttataatataatgtcatttttaatcattttgtattttttatactataacaatgtattgtaaatataattaaatcagcttattttacatattttgtacCCAATTACTTTACCTTACTTCTTATAAGTATTTCAactcttaattttattttaacatttttactatttcagTAAAGTAACAagctaaatttaattttgtgaattttaaCATTATCATTAAGCTTTAATGTAACAAAGTTAATCAAATTACTTCTTTTGATGCTAATCTGACTGACAgttatacatttaaaatagtaaaaaaaagtcaaaataaaattgagatGTTAAGGAaataagtaatattaaaataacaaattaataatgtaattaatattgtggcactatttaatattttatttacatgtatctattaatatttacatttacatttgcaactgtctattttattataaaaactgTTACTTTTACtgtttgatatttcatttatatttgaagattatatattattatatttacatgtgCTTGGAATTTTAGTGGAAATAGTTACCAACAATGTTAATTTAGAACAAATGCTAATGATAttcattgaaaaaaataaattaaacaattgcAAACATTTGTCTTATCGCTTGTTATTCATCTTTATTTAcataatgatatttaataaatctaaCACTTTGAGTAATTTGTGCACCTTCGTTCACAAAATGACAGGCAAAAAGAAGTAAGTTGCGTGGTTCAACCTTCAATGCAAAGCGCATAAACATTGCTGAATACAAACATAAGGCTGAAaaagattaatataatatcttaTAAACTTTAATATGCCTTTGTAGTTTCGAAATGTTCAATAATACATGTATAGATATAATTCATAGATTTAATATATCACagttttgatatattttattttgacatttttaaataatatgcaaatactCTGAATTTATCTGAGTATTGTAAAAagcacatacatatatacatatattattacatttatatacatccataaatacattagaaattcaatttttctatagaaatcctactttatataaagaataacgaatatattatagtaaaacTATGTTATAGCAAGTGCATAGAGGAAAATTATGAGTATTATATCTTGATATATAGAAATCTTGctctttttgtataaatacagCATAATTTTATCCATTTTCACATTTgcacttgataaattttaatagataacCAACATGTatgagaaacaaataaaatagacgAACTAACCAAATGTCATCTTTCCACTGATAAATTTCGGATCCCTTTGTATATCAGCGATCGCTGCGATAGGAATACCCCAATTAGCTATAGGTCCCCAAAAATGTGTACTAAAACAAAGGAATACATTGAAATTACTTAATCAATTTACcattattctaaattaaatatgaagTAATAGAATTTACACGTGCATACActcatatgtatgtacattcaAATTCCATATTATTTACCTCATTAAATAATCTCGAGTTTCTTTACTCGATAGCAATTTCTTTACACGATTCATCTTGTCacgttcttctctttctttctcctttcttttctagTAAATTGATTCTCTTTCAAACAAAGCCAACCGAAGACGTTACATAGATTCGAGTAAAACAACTTCGAAAGAATAATGGATATCAGTATCAGTCTAGTTATATAAACGATTAGCATAATGGATTTGGACATTAACCGAAAACTATTTCATAAGAGCTTTGAGTCGATAAAATTTGACCGTGTATATACGTAATCTCaatgttaaagaaaatatctttccttgttcataaacatttttttatttttactttaaccACTAAATAGTCAATAATATGatgcataaaatataacataaacaattttataactaATGCATTGACTTATTTAGTTGTtgaagatatacatatgtgatTTCCTTCATTTAAATACTTCTTACTCAATAACATTTCGTAATTCGACTTCGTAATTCCATGatactgaaaatattttaattttacacgcCAATTAACAGGAATCGATCCACAATTAGGATGtgagaaataatttcaaacaattaagcattaaatgtatttttaatttagaataattattcaaaaaatatatacaaagt
The DNA window shown above is from Bombus fervidus isolate BK054 chromosome 8, iyBomFerv1, whole genome shotgun sequence and carries:
- the LOC139989945 gene encoding uncharacterized protein; the encoded protein is MEIISLKIYTTVIVSFYCLGVVGQYEWQARDAFNEIRLKMDKINEENCPIQHLGDLYLPEDTVSHLPDIKDININPVFPNRTALLHLHNMALSRSFFWSYILQSRFIRPAINDTYDPGMMYYFLSTVADVSANPHINASAIYFSPNMSYSPSYRGFFNKTMPRFAPRTFRADDFNDPIHLERMSTRNTFNVQDLGAFASGSLSEDYTTDYYRINEWYKKWLPDNVDKRHDTKTTYQVEIRYANNTNETFTFHGPRGADEYPGPVRWTRPYYDCGRSNRWLVAAVVPIADIYPRHTGFRHIEYPTYTAISVIEMDFERIDINQCPKGKGNSGPNKFADTARCKTETTECEPLHGWGFRRGGYQCRCKPGFRLPNVVRRPYLGEIIERATQEQYYNGFDCSRIGWIHKMPVQWEKAKPDVREKYLEQFYHYRNYSIGPEALRSEQINIDQTLKFILSINSKTCKSYTEEDLTLLGDIAFGAKEFFENEAKMATRLANFISAFLQTSDPHEVYSGKRVADRSLTEDQMIGETLALVLGDTKIYSAEMLWDRNKFTNRTFFAPYAYKTELNTRKFKVEDLARLNDPGNVYTKKNYFKLLKQRWATNFDELEKYYMKIKIRYNETGEYLKKYEHYPNSYRAANLNHGHWTTPYFDCNGKVKKWVITYASPFFGLDSLKKKLEFKGIVAVTMDLLQLDINQCDDVFHAPNAFKGTHKCDKKTSYCVPILGRGFETGGYKCECKQGFEYPFEDLITYYDGQLVEAEFNNLVNDEKTRYDMFKCRLAAATSIQVNWILLLASIILYHFIGGNYLVVIS
- the Mpc1 gene encoding mitochondrial pyruvate carrier, which encodes MNRVKKLLSSKETRDYLMSTHFWGPIANWGIPIAAIADIQRDPKFISGKMTFALCLYSAMFMRFALKVEPRNLLLFACHFVNEGAQITQSVRFIKYHYVNKDE